In Pecten maximus chromosome 10, xPecMax1.1, whole genome shotgun sequence, one genomic interval encodes:
- the LOC117336045 gene encoding 1,4-alpha-glucan-branching enzyme-like has translation MAGDGSSTSDVPEIEKLFDIDPYLRNVEQEIRRRYGCFEKIVNDINQSEGSLEKFSQGYQTFGIHSTPDNGIDMMEWAPGAEGIYLRGDFNNWEQTQYPFTKGEFGKWHLTLPPKPDGSCPIPHNSKIKLVIRTKSGELVDRLSPWANYVVKQEKVPVFDQVFWDPPQLYTFKNPHPSKPDSLRIYECHVGISSWEGKVSTYTEFSRDVIPRIKNLGYNAIQLMAVMEHAYYASFGYQITSFFAASSRFGTPDELKEMIDAAHGAGLVVLLDVVHSHASKNVVDGLNQFDGTTSCYFHDGPRGTHDLWDSRLFNYTGWEVLRFLLSNLRWWIEEYKFDGYRFDGVTSMLYHSHGMGHGFSGDYNEYFGMNVDTEALVYLMLGNHMLHSLYPDFMITVAEDVSGMPALCRPVREGGGGFDYRLAMAVPDLWIKYLKHKSDDDWDMAQICHSLTNRRYGEKCIAYAESHDQALVGDKTVAFWLMDKEMYTNMSILSPPSLVIDRGIALHKMIRLLTCGLGGEGYLNFIGNEFGHPEWLDFPRVGNNESFHYCRRQWNLLDDKNLKYQYLNNFDRAMMQLEETYQWLSNSQNFVSRKHEGDKVIVFDRADRLVFVFNFHPTKSYTDYKIGVQNPGKYKLVLDSDAEEFGGHKRLDHSVEFLTSEEPWDNRQCSMMVYAPNRTAIVLAKMD, from the exons ATGGCCGGTGATGGATCTAGTACAAGTGACGTTCCTGAGATCGAGAAACTGTTTGACATCGACCCGTACCTCCGAAATGTCGAACAAGAAATCAGAAGAAG gTATGGATGCTTCGAGAAAATTGTCAATGatatcaaccaatcagaggGAAGTTTGGAGAAATTTTCTCAAGGCTACCAGACCTTTGGAATTCATAGTACACCAGACAATGGGATTGACATGATGGAGTGGGCACCAGGAGCAGAGGGCATCTACCTAAGGGGAGacttca ATAACTGGGAGCAGACACAGTACCCATTTACCAAAGGAGAGTTTGGAAAGTGGCATTTAACATTGCCACCTAAACCTGATGGCTCGTGTCCGATACCACACAACAGTAAAATCAAG CTGGTGATCCGCACAAAGTCTGGGGAACTGGTTGATCGCCTCAGTCCTTGGGCCAACTATGTCGTAAAGCAGGAAAAGGTTCCTGTATTTGACCAAGTATTTTGGGACCCCCCACAA CTGTACACTTTTAAGAATCCTCATCCCTCAAAACCTGACAGCCTACGAATCTACGAATGTCATGTAGGCATATCATCTTGGGAAGGCAAGGTATCAACGTACACAGAATTTTCACGTGATGTTATACCACGTATAAAGAATTTAG GCTACAATGCTATCCAGCTGATGGCCGTCATGGAGCATGCTTACTATGCCAGTTTTGGATACCAGATCACCAGTTTTTTCGCTGCATCAAG TCGTTTTGGTACCCCGGATGAGCTGAAGGAGATGATTGACGCTGCCCATGGGGCAGGGCTAGTCGTTTTACTGGATGTTGTACACAGCCATGCTTCAAAGAATGTTGTAGACGGCCTCAACCAGTTTGATGGCACAACTTCCTGCTATTTCCATGACGGACCAAGAGGAACCCACGATCTATGGGACTCCCGACTGTTTAATTACACTGG GTGGGAGGTTCTGAGGTTCTTGCTGTCCAATCTGCGCTGGTGGATAGAAGAATACAAGTTTGATGGATATCGCTTTGATGGTGTCACCTCCATGTTATATCATTCTCATGGAATGG GTCATGGATTCAGTGGTGATTATAACGAGTATTTCGGAATGAATGTTGACACAGAAGCATTAGTGTATTTGATGCTAGGTAACCACATGTTACACTCTCTCTACCCTGACTTCATGATCACTGTAGCAGAG GATGTATCCGGTATGCCTGCGCTCTGCAGGCCAGTACGGGAAGGCGGAGGAGGTTTCGATTACAGACTTGCCATGGCTGTACCAGATTTATGGATCAAG TATTTAAAGCACAAGAGTGACGATGACTGGGATATGGCCCAAATATGTCACAGTCTTACAAATCGTCGCTATGGGGAGAAATGTATTGCCTATGCTGAGAGCCATGACCAGGCATTAGTTGGTGATAAGACGGTGGCTTTCTGGCTGATGGACAAGGAAATGTACACCAATATGTCAATCCTTTCCCCACCCAGTCTGGTGATTGACAGGGGCATCGCCCTCCACAAGATGATTCGTCTTCTGACATGCGGGCTTGGAGGGGAAGGCTATCTTAACTTTATAG GTAACGAGTTTGGACACCCAGAGTGGCTAGATTTCCCACGGGTTGGTAACAATGAGAGTTTCCACTACTGCCGGCGACAATGGAACCTGCTGGACGACAAGAATCTCAAATATCAATACCTCAACAACTTTGATCGTGCCATGATGCAATTAGAGGAGACATATCAGTGGCTGAGTAACTCACAG AACTTTGTAAGTAGGAAACATGAGGGAGATAAAGTGATTGTGTTTGACAGAGCAGATCGACTTGTGTTTGTGTTCAACTTCCACCCGACGAAAAGTTATACTGATTATAAGATTGGTGTCCAAAACCCTGGAAA ATACAAGCTTGTGCTTGACTCGGATGCAGAGGAGTTCGGAGGACACAAACGTCTGGACCACAGTGTTGAGTTCCTTACTTCAGAGGAACCATGGGACAATCGGCAATGTTCCATGATG GTGTATGCCCCTAACAGGACTGCAATAGTCTTGGCCAAGATGGATTGA
- the LOC117336326 gene encoding carbon catabolite-derepressing protein kinase-like produces the protein MDPDTRTEQLKECFRSIEERIKQFSGISTDLDTTVKEVISSVTTIHDHVKDLLQLAKKSASIACVTPRSLTDRKFLGEGHFGMVFECKLNGSRVAVKTLKEQAKTKFRESDLLRYLSHDNIVAYRGMGYMTEKEMRELLPDLAENLSLDGDQHLFLVMEFMSKNLFQYIRDLETHERHGLSESQTWSVGKQVTSALAYLHSLDVVHRDLKPDNILIEVGPNRILVKVADFGLAWYSPEETNETNSVRPSGSTSRGGSSYDLNIRWGAPEFTRCEMKEYNIKDYQRGDMYSFGLVMAYTLTGVKALANISSSRLSSSESENDLEGDPVELPKSLEGTLRTIIETCVQQDPAVRKSASDLMAEYFSVDRNPYQIVPTQVEFFSCGFLEKTDIYVADSYIEEGDTALGYFESDTRKRPTGYDHNNLMCKIETSHAPYRDIPDHWTEEETSQYQDNLENYLKMAKKREIDNNPTTALKGLILARPGEDEKQTVDLHFKESDYCHHRSMRQIWMSLSSSEKNKEVPYKGDIHQYFSNAFGLHVAILTNEGPDKPQKFVFPQRARRKGMSSPGNFTCGAVESVSKPDYDNIKGETYVNLLNTAARGLMEEIGLELSGNDLDAICLTTVYLKFDFHEWGMCGFVDLKDERIAKQHRLSAENIKARFTSGPKDKFEHQTLTFVDFQLEPMVEFVSENHENFASSAKLVVVKVLESFFGSEKVHQKFNQDM, from the coding sequence ATGGACCCGGACACACGGACAGAACAACTGAAAGAATGTTTTCGATCAATTGAGGAACGTATTAAACAGTTTTCTGGAATAAGCACAGACCTAGATACAACGGTGAAGGAAGTTATATCTAGCGTAACTACAATTCACGACCATGTGAAAGATTTACTACAACTTGCAAAGAAATCTGCCTCCATCGCTTGCGTGACACCAAGAAGTTTGACAGACAGAAAATTTCTTGGTGAGGGTCATTTTGGAATGGTGTTTGAATGTAAATTGAATGGATCAAGAGTGGctgttaaaacattaaaagaaCAGGCCAAAACTAAATTCCGTGAATCAGATTTACTCCGTTATCTAAGCCATGACAACATTGTCGCATACCGTGGCATGGGTTATATGACTGAGAAGGAAATGAGAGAGTTGTTACCAGATCTAGCTGAAAATCTTTCCCTAGATGGAGACCAGCATTTGTTCCTTGTGATGGAGTTCATGTCCAAGAACTTGTTCCAGTACATCCGGGATTTGGAAACGCATGAGAGACATGGTCTTTCGGAAAGTCAGACATGGAGCGTTGGGAAACAGGTTACTAGTGCATTAGCCTACCTCCACTCCTTGGACGTGGTTCACCGTGATCTGAAGCCCGACAACATCCTCATAGAGGTAGGGCCTAACCGAATCTTGGTGAAAGTAGCAGACTTCGGATTAGCTTGGTACAGTCCCGAGGaaacaaatgaaacaaattcTGTTAGACCTTCAGGATCAACATCTCGAGGAGGAAGTTCCTACGACTTGAATATCCGATGGGGAGCACCAGAGTTTACCAGATGTGAGATGAAAGAATATAATATCAAGGATTACCAAAGAGGAGACATGTATTCATTTGGACTGGTGATGGCTTATACACTCACAGGAGTGAAAGCTTTAGCCAACATATCATCATCACGTCTTTCATCATCAGAATCGGAAAATGACCTGGAGGGTGACCcagttgaattaccaaaatctCTGGAAGGAACCCTTCGTACAATTATTGAAACATGTGTACAACAAGATCCAGCAGTAAGAAAAAGTGCCAGTGATCTGATGGCAGAATATTTCTCTGTGGATAGGAATCCATACCAGATTGTGCCCACACAAGTGGAATTTTTCTCTTGTGGATTCCTGGAGAAGACCGACATATATGTAGCAGATTCCTACATAGAAGAAGGTGATACAGCACTGGGCTACTTTGAATCAGACACCAGAAAAAGACCAACAGGTTACGACCACAATAACTTGATGTGTAAGATAGAAACAAGCCATGCACCCTATcgagacatacctgaccattGGACAGAGGAAGAGACCAGTCAGTATCAGGACAACctagaaaattatttgaaaatggcCAAGAAAAGAGAGATAGACAACAACCCAACAACTGCACTGAAAGGTTTGATATTAGCAAGGCCTGGAGAGGATGAAAAACAAACTGTTGATCTCCATTTCAAGGAGTCTGATTATTGTCATCATCGCAGTATGCGACAAATTTGGATGTCACTTTCTTCTTCCGAAAAGAACAAGGAAGTACCCTACAAAGGAGATATCCATCAATATTTCAGCAATGCATTTGGACTCCATGTTGCCATCCTGACCAATGAGGGCCCAGACAAACCTCAGAAATTTGTGTTTCCACAAAGAGCAAGACGAAAGGGTATGTCCAGTCCAGGTAACTTTACCTGTGGGGCAGTAGAGAGTGTATCCAAACCTGACTATGATAACATCAAAGGCGAAACTTATGTCAATTTACTGAACACAGCTGCACGAGGATTGATGGAGGAAATAGGCCTAGAGTTGTCTGGGAATGATTTGGATGCCATTTGTCTGACAACAGTATACCTCAAGTTTGACTTCCATGAATGGGGAATGTGTGGATTCGTTGACCTGAAGGATGAGAGGATAGCTAAGCAGCACCGCCTCAGTGCAGAGAATATTAAGGCCCGCTTCACAAGCGGACCGAAGGACAAGTTCGAGCATCAGACTCTGACCTTCGTGGACTTCCAACTAGAGCCAATGGTGGAGTTTGTATCTGAGAATCATGAGAACTTTGCCAGTTCGGCCAAACTTGTGGTGGTCAAAGTACTTGAGTCATTCTTTGGAAGTGAGAAAGTACACCAAAAATTTAACCAAGATATGTAG